GCATCTAAATCAAGGAAACGAGCATAAGAACGTAAAAAACCTACCGTGTAAACACCACCAGGAAGAACGCAGAAGTCTCCCTCTTCCAAAGCTTGCAAGTATTTGCTGGGGATTTTGGTAATTTCCTCAATCTCTTTCAGCTCCAATCCTTTAGTTTCTCTTGCCATACGTAACTGTTGTTCAATTATATCCATATCTCAACCTCCTGTAAGTCTAGTATCGGCATTCTGTCGAAGTATGTGCTTTAAATGGAGTATCATTATCCCAATCCTGAATAAATTTAGAATATAAAAAACTAACGAAGATATTTAGTCCCGGCGGGGGCTCTAATTCTTTCTCCCAAAAGCAAAGAAATACTAAATTCTTCCTAATTGGCTTGTTTAAGGGGGGTTTTGTGGATATTATCTTTTAAAGTCAGACGAATTTTCAATTTTTGAGGATAATATTCCGATCTTTCTATCACTTCAATCGTAAGATTTTGCGGTAAAATCCCAAGCTTAGGCGCCCATTCTGTTCTTATTTCTTCTAGCGATTTTCCTTGAACGACATATTCCAACATCTCTAACACCTCACTTTTTAATCCTATATATGGAGAACTATCCAACCTCCTTAGGCATATGGTATTTATAACGTTGGGGGGTGTATTATTTCAAAGATTCACTCTATTTACGGTAAATTATTGTTATTAATTATACAAAGGGATTGTTTTAATTAATATAGGGCATTAGTCACAGTGAAATGCTATACAGACCTACTCTTCAAATAAATATGAGACCCCATCATCCTCACACGATAGTATCTCATTAGTATGGTATGTTCAGTGACGTAGAAACTTTACTAGATTCAGAACAAGAATTCTACATTATTGTACATAACAAAAAATAATGGTGGCAAGATATTCGATTTAATATCTGCCACCTCAACAATTGACAACAAATTAGATATTTATAGGGAGTACATAATATGCTCCTTATTTCTTGGCGGCATGCTCCAGCCTTCCTTGCACTCTACACATTGATTTGTAAGCTTCCCAATCTCGGAGATCTCGATCTCGACTTTGTCACCTACGTTTAATGTCTTACCGTAACCTCCGGGCGTTCCCGTCAAAATAATATCTCCTGGAAGTAAGGTTGTGATATGAGATATAAAGCTGACCAGATATTCGATACCGAATATTAAATCACAGGTATTTCCTTCTTGTTTTTGCTCACCATTTAAATAGGAAGTAATGGTTAAGTTTTGAGGATCAATGCCGCTGACTATCCAAGGTCCTAAAGGCAGGCATGTGTCAAAAGACTTGGAACGACCCCAGAGTCCGTCAGACTTCTGAAGATCCTTTGCCGTGACATCATTGGCTATAGTATATCCCCAGATATACTGATAGACTTCTTTTTCCGGGACAAAATGAGCTTCTTTCCCGATTACTATGGCCAATTCTGCTTCAAAGTTCAGATGATCTGTCATCGGCCATTTTACAATATTCTCTCCGTTGGCAATAAGGCTTGTGAATGGCTTTAGAAAAAGTAACGGCTCCACCGGCCATTTAGCTCCCGGCTCAAGGATTGTGTCCTTATAATTAAGACCGACACAGACAGCTTTCGTAGGGTTACAAGGGGCCAATAGCTTAAGCAAGGAAAGTTCATGCGTTATTCCGGGCTTTTTAAAATTGGGGAATTCCTCACCTATAAGTTCTGCAACCTTTTCTCCTTCTACTAACCCGAAGCGTGTATTATTACCATATTTAAAACGAACGTACCGTTCCATCGGCATACCCCCAAATGCAGAATAGGAAAATTAAAAAGGTTATCAGAGACACTTATTCTGCCAGAGCGTCCGGGAAGTTATTGCCGGTGGCTATACAAATATCTTGACTGCCTGAATTGAAGTATTGTGCGATAGCCAGTGAAGTGGCATAGCGGTCGGCACCGCCAATCCTGATGATATTTTCTGCCGCCAATTATCAAGGTAAATTCAATTACCGTAGATCTGTGAAGACCTCATTAAAAATGAGATGGAAACTCTTCTCCCACCCGATATGCTGATGTTTCTCCAATACCGTTGTTCCAAAAACAGGTTTTTGGAACAACAAAAAAAGACGCCGTACCATCAGTGTACGACGTCTTTTCAGTGCAAAGATATCCCCCATCGGGTATTTTTTTCATTACCTGACCTCCGTATCCTAGGTCAGGTGAGTTGCTTTTCATCTTCTGTTCAAGACCTTCACCGTAACCGTCATTGTTTTGTCCGATGAATTCAGAAAAACATTTCTGAACGAAGCATGAGTATTGATTTAGGGCACAGCCCCAGCTATATTTATAGTATAGTTTCTGGAAAAGTGCTGCCATCCATGACAGAATTCTTATACATCTGTCAATACTTCGAAATATCCCCTAGAGACTTTTTGATGAAAGCAGATTGAAACATCCACGAAATTATCAAAGGTCTAAAAAAATGAAGCCAGTAACGTTATGCAGTAGCTAAGATAAAGCGAAGGAGGTGCTGCTCATGCTGGAATTGCCGGAGGCAATCACGGTAGCAAAGCAGCTGAACAAACACATTGCCGGCAAAAAAATACGCCGCGTTCTCCCGCCGTCAAAGGTACATAAATTTTGTTGGTATGCCGGAGATCCGTCAGAGTATGATGCCCAAATGAGCGGGAGTACCGTCCAAGGGGCTGAGGGCTTTGGCATCTATGTGGAAGTAACCTTTGATCATGGTAAACGGCTATGCTTCAATGACGGAGTCAACGCGCGGCTGATAGATTCTGCCGGCGCACCGAAAAATCACCAGCTTTTGATAGAATTTGACGACGGAACGGCTCTTGTTTTCACTGTTGCTATGTATGGCAGCATCATCCTCCATGACGACACTTATGATAACGAATATTATCTTAAGAGCAAGTCGGCCGTTTCCCCCTTTTCACATCAATTTGAACCTTATTTCCGCAAAATGATAACAGAGTGCAAACCAACCCTAAGCGCCAAAGCCTTCCTGGCCACACAGCAGCGTTTTCCCGGTATCGGCAACGGCGTGCTCCAGGACATCCTTTTTGCCGCCGGAATCTATCCGAAACGAAAACTCAGTACGTTCAGCGACTCGGATCAGGACCATCTCCTTACCTCTGTCATTTCAATTTTACGGGATATGACGGACCTGGGCGGACGGGACACGGAAAAAGACATCCTCGGGCAACCCGGCGGATATCGTACAAAACTGTCAAAGAATACCCTCGCCTTGGGATGTCCTCAGTGCGAAGGGCAGCTGGTGAAAGAGACTTACCTGGGAGGGTCCATCTATTATTGTCCCTCCTGTCAGCCACCTTACTAAGGAGTAAATTTAAGGACCGTGGAGAAACCAAAGTTTCAACACGGTCCTTAATCTATATTCAGTGAATAAGCCAGCAGCCCCGGCAGCCGGTCTCTGTTTTTCCGGGTCACAGAAACCCTGAGGGGTTATCTTCAGTAAATCCAGAGTCTTGTTGATAACTATAACAAAATTCATGATCCTGCTGCCTTTCAGCTTTAAAAGCCACCTTTTGCCCTACTCTGAAAATCTTTACCTGTTCTGCCCCGGCCGCCACCCTGAAAGCTTGAGCATTGTCTTTAATGAGAAACCCAGACAGCTCATCAATACCGTAATCAAAAAGCACTGGGGCTAAGGGGGTAGCGGGCCCCACCATGCAGACCCGGGCAGCATTTCTCGTCAGTTCCAGAAGCCTTGGTAAAGTTTTATCCACCAGGGCCGTGCAGGTAAGATAGGCATAATCAGCTTCGGGCAGCAAGTACTCACAGGCCGGCATCGGGTAGTCCCCCTCTAAGGGGTCCCATTCAATAATGGAAAAGTCACAGACCGGTTCCAGCAAATTCTCCAGGTAAGGAAAATGCCCCACTACCACAACCTTTTTTCCCTTAACCGCGTTCTGAGACATAATAAAGGGATCATAACGCCGGTCTTCCACGCGCCGTGCATCGGAAAATTCCACACCGTTGGCTCTGGCCACCTGAGGATTGTTATAGTAAGCGTTCAGGGCTGCGGCGCCCAGAGCAGCCTCCATTAGGTTCCATGATTTCACACAGGCTGCCACCTCCCGCAGGGGCGCGCCCAAGAGGTTTTTGTTGAACATGGGCATCCGCTGATCATAAGGCCGTCCCGCAGACACCCCGGAACCGTCTCCGCTGCGGACATAGGTATAGTGGTACCCGCAAACCAGCTCATCTACCCGATAATCTTCAGGTATCCCTCCAATTAGGGCATCATATAACTCCCACACCTTAATCCCTCCTTTGTTTTTTGTGCATATATTCCAGCTCACAAATGACTTCCCCGCTAAATCATTATCAGCTAGGCTCTTTCAAATCCCTCATACTAATCACTTCCCCGGCCCGCAGCGCTGTGCGCAGCCTTTGCATCGTATTATCCAGGTTTTCAATGATCCCCAAACTCTCCTTCTCTGCCTCGGAAATCTCAATGACTTTGGCGATTCCCCCATTTCGAATGACAATCCGCTTGTCAGCGCTCAGGGCCAAAAGGGGATCATGAGTAGAAACAAAAATAATCTTTTCCCTTTTGGCCAGGAGCGCTATAGCCTGCCTCCGGTTAATCCCGGCATTTTCGATTTCATCAATCAGGATGATGGGAGAGTCACTCATAAAGGCAGTATCAGCGATCATCAGGGCCCGGGACTGCCCTCCGCTGAGCTGAGTTACCAAGGTGCTTTCAGAGAATTTTTCCCCGGCCAACTCATTGGCACACTGAAAACAGGTTGCCGTCACTTCCCCCACATTGGGAGTCAGCCGGCACTTGGCATGCATTTCCAGAAATTCACGAACAGTCAAATCCATGACAAAATTCATATTTTGGGAAAGCTGGGCGACCAGTTTCCCCTCCATTTCGAAGCGCTGCAGGTCATCCAGTTCCGCCCCGTTGACTAAAATTCTCCTGCCCGTAAGAGTATCCCCCTGGGCCAGGCACTCGATGTCATTGAGCAGCCGGCTTTTCCCCGATCCCGTGGGCCCGACAATGCTGATGATTTCCCCGGCGGAAATAGTCAGACTGACAGATTCCGGGCACTTGGCTTTATTCCAGCCGCCGGTAATAGTGATAGACTTAACCTCGGCCAAGGGATTCTCTTTGGGGGTAAACTGTTCCAGAAACTCAGCAAAGTTCTTTAAAGCCCCCAACCGGTCTAAGCCGAATTCTGCGAGGGCTTCATCTTCCACCTCCAACAAGGCCTGAGAGAAAGGGAG
This Desulfosporosinus orientis DSM 765 DNA region includes the following protein-coding sequences:
- a CDS encoding fumarylacetoacetate hydrolase family protein yields the protein MERYVRFKYGNNTRFGLVEGEKVAELIGEEFPNFKKPGITHELSLLKLLAPCNPTKAVCVGLNYKDTILEPGAKWPVEPLLFLKPFTSLIANGENIVKWPMTDHLNFEAELAIVIGKEAHFVPEKEVYQYIWGYTIANDVTAKDLQKSDGLWGRSKSFDTCLPLGPWIVSGIDPQNLTITSYLNGEQKQEGNTCDLIFGIEYLVSFISHITTLLPGDIILTGTPGGYGKTLNVGDKVEIEISEIGKLTNQCVECKEGWSMPPRNKEHIMYSL
- a CDS encoding helix-turn-helix transcriptional regulator — translated: MSIDLGHSPSYIYSIVSGKVLPSMTEFLYICQYFEISPRDFLMKAD
- a CDS encoding DNA-formamidopyrimidine glycosylase family protein, coding for MLELPEAITVAKQLNKHIAGKKIRRVLPPSKVHKFCWYAGDPSEYDAQMSGSTVQGAEGFGIYVEVTFDHGKRLCFNDGVNARLIDSAGAPKNHQLLIEFDDGTALVFTVAMYGSIILHDDTYDNEYYLKSKSAVSPFSHQFEPYFRKMITECKPTLSAKAFLATQQRFPGIGNGVLQDILFAAGIYPKRKLSTFSDSDQDHLLTSVISILRDMTDLGGRDTEKDILGQPGGYRTKLSKNTLALGCPQCEGQLVKETYLGGSIYYCPSCQPPY
- a CDS encoding DUF364 domain-containing protein, with protein sequence MWELYDALIGGIPEDYRVDELVCGYHYTYVRSGDGSGVSAGRPYDQRMPMFNKNLLGAPLREVAACVKSWNLMEAALGAAALNAYYNNPQVARANGVEFSDARRVEDRRYDPFIMSQNAVKGKKVVVVGHFPYLENLLEPVCDFSIIEWDPLEGDYPMPACEYLLPEADYAYLTCTALVDKTLPRLLELTRNAARVCMVGPATPLAPVLFDYGIDELSGFLIKDNAQAFRVAAGAEQVKIFRVGQKVAFKAERQQDHEFCYSYQQDSGFTEDNPSGFL
- a CDS encoding ATP-binding cassette domain-containing protein encodes the protein MMAEDFMRILDSKPLAEVLREYPIGWDFLANFRLNNLEQELPFSQALLEVEDEALAEFGLDRLGALKNFAEFLEQFTPKENPLAEVKSITITGGWNKAKCPESVSLTISAGEIISIVGPTGSGKSRLLNDIECLAQGDTLTGRRILVNGAELDDLQRFEMEGKLVAQLSQNMNFVMDLTVREFLEMHAKCRLTPNVGEVTATCFQCANELAGEKFSESTLVTQLSGGQSRALMIADTAFMSDSPIILIDEIENAGINRRQAIALLAKREKIIFVSTHDPLLALSADKRIVIRNGGIAKVIEISEAEKESLGIIENLDNTMQRLRTALRAGEVISMRDLKEPS